The genomic interval ACCAAAACAAGTTCTTAAATGCATTTTGGCATTTAAGAGGTAGGTTAACCCAAACACTTTTTTAAAGCAGATTGTAATGAATACCAGACATGCTGAAAAAATACGACAGAAAAGACTATTCTGCAGCGAGCTGCCCACACTTTGGCCAAATCAATACATCAGCCTGAACCATGTCCCTTCATTCCTTATCTGACTTCTGTTAAGTTGCTATCAAAGCAAACTGTTGCCTGGTTCGAAATGTCGCACTTATCTTGGCCAACCACACATCTGACGCCCTGCTTGTTTCTCCAATGTGGAGAGTGAATCTTCTAACTTCTCTTAAGTTGTCTTGGCATGTGAAACTCGTTGCAACAAAATGGATGCCAGCTCTGAGAGTCCATTGCATTAGTCTACAAATTGAAAAAGTATAAATCCAACTGCAACGAAGCCAAATAGCACATTGGTTGACAACTTAGGCCTTCTCTTGAAAGCAAAGTATTAGTTTCAGAAAATAGCATCATACCGATCACACATGGCAATAATACTAAATTGATCTAAATCACGAGCGCACTTCATACACAACTAATAAACACTTCCACAAAGACGAACTTGCTGTAGGGAGCAATCATCATTCAAATCAATACAAAAGTCAGACACAAAAAACCCTCAATCTGAGCTAACAACCTACCAATGAGCAACACTGCTCATCTTACCcgtatgaatatatatataaaatttttatgatttatatatatatataattttcacTTTATGCTAACATGTCGCGGTTCCATAACTAGAGGGTACTTCATCTGATCCATCAACTGCATGTCAATCAATTGTAAAAATTTTAACCTATATATGCTTTTAAGATTAAATGGAACAAAATGGCTCAACAACAAGCAAACATAATAATTGCACTTATAATTCATTGGGCTGTAAAACAAGCATCAGTTTGGGTATTTGGTGCTGagtggaagaaaaaaaacacaaatactGCAATCTTTTGAAAGCACCCCCATTTGATCGTGTTAAACCTTATATTTTAATGCTTTAAGACTAAACTCTTAACTGCCCTTGTGGTGCAAAACAGGACAGCATCAGGCACAAGACAAGCAGGACCTCACGCTCCCTCCTCCCGGATGGGTTCAACCCAATAAAtgtttgtcacatacaccagataggtccagtgAAATGTGATGTTTTACAGGATCAGCCTTATCAGTACAGCGCCGCTGGAGCaaattaaggttaagtgccttgctcaagggcacagagatTTTCACCTTGCCGGCTCgggtatttgaaccagcaacctttcggttactggcccaatgttctaaccgctaggctacctgccacccattcACCAAGGCCCTCTCAGAgcactttctgaagacactgcgGGTACAGTTTGGCCACCACACATTCAAAATGGCGGCCCAGGTCCCAGAGGCGGTCAGGCGTCTCGTAGACTTTGGTCCAAGCATCCGCCTCGTCGTCATACTGGTAGAGGGAGTTCTTCCTGCTGGTACGGAACACGTGTTCCTCCACCATGACCTGCGTGGCTCGGACAAACAGGTGCAGCTTGCCCTGGAGGAGCAGAGCCTTGATGTAGGGGCTGGTGGCCTGGTCGAAGGGAAGGTCCCTCTTTCGGGCCCAGGTGTTCTGCTCTATGTCATAGACCTCCATGGTGAAGGTGCGCTGGTGGTTCCTGCAGATGCCAGCGATGTAATAGATGCAGTTCTTGTGTAAGACAACCAGACCCTGGCTCCGGGGTACACTCATGGGGGACAGGTGGCCCCAGTAGTCCTTGCGAGGGTCAAAACAGAAGAAGTACTCACCTGTTAAACAGAGAAAAGAAGCACCAGTGATAAGACACATTTTGAAAAAAGAATGAACTGTAGCTTTATATTTATTTAGTCTCCTACacctgccagcagcataccacagcTGGCTTACCTCTGAATCTAAGcatggttggtccctggatgggagaccagatgctgcaggaagtggtgttggagggccagtaggaggcactcttatctggtctaaaaaaagatcccaatgccccagggcagtgattggggacattgtgtagggtgccatctttcggatgggacattaaaacgggtatcctgactctctgtggtcactaaagatcccatggtactTATCGTAAAAGTAGTGGTGTtgaccctggtgtcctggctaaattcccaatctggctctcataccatcatggctacctaatcatccccagcttccaattggctcatttatctccgctgtaactattccccaggtcgttgctgtaaatgagaatgtattCTCAGTCAACTTGCTTGGAAAAATAAAATACCTCTCCTGAAGCTTTTTCCCACTGCATTTCAAGGTCCCATAGTCGCTCACTATCCCGACTCACCTTGGAGGATGTAGATGTGGTCTCTGTACTCCACAGCGCTGTGAAACTCCATGGCGACAGGCATGGGGCTGACGGCAGTCCAGCAGTTATCCCTGGCATCGTAGCACTCCACTGACTTCAGTGCATTCCTTCCATCCCCTTCGTACACACGGCCCCCCAGGGCGTACAGCTTCCCACAGCAGTGGACCAGCCTGCAGCCGATCCGGGCCCGTAGCATGGGCGAACGTGCCAGCCAACGGTTCCCTGCATGCTCGTATTGCCAGAAGTCGCTCTCCGCCCGGTGGTCGATGGACACATCGCTGTTGCTAGGGCGATAGCCCCCAGCGATGAAGATGTCGTTCTCCGATGACACCAGGATGCCCACCTCCCGCAGGTCATTGGGGGGCTTGCAGAGTTTGAACACCTTCCCAGCAGCAGTGTCCAGGCAAGGCACGGTCTGTTTCTTCCCTGAGTGTTTGTGTGCCGCGTCAAAGCAGATGACCATCTCGGAGGCGGTCATGCCCAGGCGCTGAGAGCAGCCGTTGAGACGTGCCTTGGCTTCGGCAGGTTCcctggacagagagagggcgCAGGCGAAAGGGGCCGGGATGCGGCTGAGAAAAGAGTCATCCAGGAGGGGCAGTCGGATACATTGAGAAAACACCTCAGCCAGGTGGGTCTCCCTGCGAGGGCTGTCGTGCTCCAACCAGCGCACAATGCTCTCATACACATGCTCTTCCTTCTCCACGTTCAGGTCATCGTTGTTCAGGATGCTCACCAGCTGCTCCTTGGTGAGCTGGAGGAACTCCTGCTCCCATGCCACACACAGGAACTACAACACAGCACAACACCGCATGTTACATTTCATCTGTCACAGCATGCTCAACTAACAGACGCAGACCTGGGATACTTATCTAAATCTTATTTAGTGTGTCATCTACCATATGTACTTCAATGTGCTCTCACATTACTGTAGTTATAAGGCCATATTAACAACAGATCCATACATTAATCCTTCCCAAAAGGTGAGCAAAGTGAAGCATAACAGTGTAAGAGAACAGCTTGTTCTTTGAATAAAACCCACCTTCTTGCGTATGTAGTCCTGGGAGCGCTCCCTCAGCAACTGGTGGCCGTAGGCGTCTGCGAACATGTAGACCCCGGTGCAGTTCTGGGGGTCCAGACGGCTGATCATGAACAGGGCACACTGGTCCTGCAGGGCTGGGATCTGGAAGATGCTGGCTGCCGTGAACAGGGCCTGGACATTGGACTCGGACAGCATGACTCTGGACGTGTAGGCATAGTCCAGGACCAGGTGCATGGACTCAGACTCAACCCCAATGAGCCGCACCTCCCTCTGGCTGCTCTCTGTAAGGCCACTGGTGAACATGGACCTGGTAGGAAGAAGAGGAAACAGAAAATGCATAAAAGCTTGAACGGTGTTGCAGCATATTCTGATCCCAGATGTGTTTGGGCTCTTGCCT from Salvelinus alpinus chromosome 2, SLU_Salpinus.1, whole genome shotgun sequence carries:
- the LOC139557464 gene encoding kelch repeat and BTB domain-containing protein 8-like, with translation MAASGDVGKLLQVQNVTPANTTYSGVDAVHACNILQQLKALYDEAQLTDIVVEVDHGKTFPCHRNVLAAISPYFRSMFTSGLTESSQREVRLIGVESESMHLVLDYAYTSRVMLSESNVQALFTAASIFQIPALQDQCALFMISRLDPQNCTGVYMFADAYGHQLLRERSQDYIRKKFLCVAWEQEFLQLTKEQLVSILNNDDLNVEKEEHVYESIVRWLEHDSPRRETHLAEVFSQCIRLPLLDDSFLSRIPAPFACALSLSREPAEAKARLNGCSQRLGMTASEMVICFDAAHKHSGKKQTVPCLDTAAGKVFKLCKPPNDLREVGILVSSENDIFIAGGYRPSNSDVSIDHRAESDFWQYEHAGNRWLARSPMLRARIGCRLVHCCGKLYALGGRVYEGDGRNALKSVECYDARDNCWTAVSPMPVAMEFHSAVEYRDHIYILQGEYFFCFDPRKDYWGHLSPMSVPRSQGLVVLHKNCIYYIAGICRNHQRTFTMEVYDIEQNTWARKRDLPFDQATSPYIKALLLQGKLHLFVRATQVMVEEHVFRTSRKNSLYQYDDEADAWTKVYETPDRLWDLGRHFECVVAKLYPQCLQKVL